One part of the Olleya sp. YS genome encodes these proteins:
- the odhB gene encoding 2-oxoglutarate dehydrogenase complex dihydrolipoyllysine-residue succinyltransferase has protein sequence MILEMKVPSPGESITEVEIAEWLVQDGDYVEKDQAIAEVDSDKATLELPAEASGTITLKAEEGDAVAVGQVVCLIDTTAEAPASSTYEGGDEGGNTKAEQDLAKDQKATPNKENHEKAPNPAQKTYASGVASPAAKKILAEKNMEASSVSGTGKDGRITKEDAVNAVPSMGTPTGGNRGTSRSKMSMLRRKVAERLVEAKNTTAMLTTFNEVDMSPIFALRKEYKETFKSKHGVSLGFMSFFTLAVVRALKLYPAVNSMIDGKEMLSYDFVDISIAVSGPKGLMVPVIRNAENLSFRGVESEVKRLAIRARDGQITVDEMTGGTFTISNGGVFGSMLSTPIINPPQSGILGMHNIVERPVAIDGKVEIRPIMYVALSYDHRIIDGKESVGFLVAVKEALENPTELLMNDDIKKALEL, from the coding sequence ATGATTTTAGAAATGAAAGTGCCTTCTCCAGGCGAATCTATCACAGAAGTTGAAATAGCAGAATGGTTAGTTCAAGATGGTGATTATGTAGAAAAAGACCAAGCTATTGCAGAAGTGGATAGTGATAAAGCTACTTTAGAATTACCAGCAGAGGCAAGCGGAACAATTACGCTTAAAGCAGAAGAAGGTGATGCTGTAGCTGTTGGACAAGTGGTTTGTTTAATTGATACTACTGCTGAAGCGCCAGCAAGCAGTACTTATGAAGGAGGTGATGAAGGTGGTAATACTAAAGCAGAACAAGATTTAGCTAAAGATCAAAAAGCAACTCCTAATAAGGAGAATCATGAAAAAGCTCCAAATCCAGCACAAAAAACATACGCTTCAGGTGTAGCTAGTCCTGCTGCAAAGAAAATATTAGCTGAAAAAAATATGGAAGCATCATCTGTTTCTGGAACAGGAAAAGATGGTCGTATTACAAAAGAAGATGCAGTAAATGCTGTGCCATCTATGGGTACACCAACAGGAGGAAACAGAGGGACATCACGTAGTAAAATGTCTATGTTACGACGTAAAGTTGCAGAACGTTTAGTGGAAGCTAAAAATACAACTGCAATGTTAACAACGTTTAACGAAGTTGATATGTCTCCAATTTTTGCTTTAAGAAAAGAGTATAAAGAAACTTTTAAATCTAAACATGGTGTTAGTTTAGGGTTTATGTCGTTTTTTACTTTAGCAGTAGTTAGAGCATTAAAGTTGTATCCTGCAGTAAATTCTATGATTGACGGTAAAGAAATGCTGTCATACGATTTTGTAGACATTAGTATAGCAGTTTCTGGACCAAAAGGTTTAATGGTTCCAGTAATTAGAAATGCTGAGAATTTGAGCTTTAGAGGTGTAGAATCTGAAGTTAAGCGTTTAGCAATACGCGCTAGAGATGGACAGATTACAGTAGATGAAATGACAGGTGGAACTTTTACTATATCTAATGGAGGCGTTTTTGGTAGCATGTTATCTACACCAATTATTAATCCTCCTCAAAGTGGTATTTTAGGAATGCACAATATTGTGGAGCGTCCTGTTGCAATTGACGGTAAGGTAGAAATTAGACCTATCATGTATGTTGCTTTATCTTACGATCACAGAATAATTGATGGTAAAGAAAGCGTAGGGTTTTTAGTAGCAGTAAAAGAAGCACTTGAAAATCCAACAGAACTGTTAATGAATGATGATATTAAAAAGGCTTTAGAGCTTTAA
- a CDS encoding retropepsin-like aspartic protease has product MEQTLKDFLFDKGYIRVKLKLTKTNHFEIKASINNIKGLFILDTGASNSCVGFEATQKFNLLKVKDSNILAAGAGATNMATQVSKNNTIKIGRLKIDKAALVLFDLSHVNSALINHNAQPVDGIIGADILKKVKGIIDYEKKYLYLKKLV; this is encoded by the coding sequence ATGGAACAAACTCTTAAAGATTTTTTATTCGACAAAGGATATATACGTGTCAAACTAAAACTAACCAAAACCAATCATTTTGAAATTAAAGCTTCTATTAACAACATTAAAGGACTGTTTATACTAGATACTGGAGCCTCTAACAGTTGCGTTGGCTTTGAAGCCACTCAAAAATTCAACCTTCTAAAAGTAAAAGATTCTAATATATTAGCAGCAGGAGCTGGTGCTACTAATATGGCTACTCAAGTCTCAAAAAACAATACCATTAAAATTGGACGCCTTAAAATTGATAAAGCTGCATTGGTTTTATTTGATTTAAGTCATGTTAACTCGGCACTAATAAATCATAATGCACAACCAGTTGATGGTATTATTGGTGCAGATATCTTAAAAAAAGTAAAAGGAATTATTGATTACGAAAAAAAATATTTGTACTTGAAAAAATTAGTCTAA
- a CDS encoding polyprenyl synthetase family protein, producing the protein MQNISFYQSVVTDYLKQYSSNKEPKNLYNPIHYILELGGKRLRPVLTLMTAEIFETNYQTALNAALSVEVFHNFSLVHDDIMDDAPLRRGQQTVHEKWDVNTGILSGDAMLIMAYQLFENYEPNTFQALAKLFSKTALEVCEGQQYDVDFETRDDVTIPEYLKMIEFKTAVLVGAAMKMGAIVAKAKIDDQNSMYQFGRLLGIAFQLQDDYLDAFGDPKTFGKQVGGDIIENKKTYLYLRALEFLNDKEKRQLEQLFTVNLEDNSDKIDTVKQFFINSGSAEATQQAIEDYTNKAFKVLENLSISEAKKDILREFGMGLMTRKV; encoded by the coding sequence ATGCAAAACATTTCATTTTATCAATCTGTAGTTACAGATTATTTAAAACAGTATTCCTCGAACAAAGAGCCCAAAAACTTATATAATCCTATACATTATATCTTAGAATTAGGAGGAAAGCGTTTACGTCCAGTGTTAACTTTAATGACTGCCGAAATCTTTGAAACAAACTATCAAACAGCTTTAAATGCTGCTTTAAGTGTGGAAGTATTTCATAATTTTTCTTTAGTGCATGATGATATTATGGATGATGCACCTTTACGTAGAGGTCAGCAAACGGTACACGAAAAATGGGATGTAAATACAGGAATTTTATCTGGAGATGCTATGTTAATTATGGCATATCAACTGTTTGAAAATTACGAGCCAAATACTTTTCAAGCCTTAGCTAAGCTATTTAGCAAAACCGCTTTAGAGGTATGTGAAGGTCAACAATACGATGTAGATTTTGAAACTAGAGATGATGTGACAATCCCAGAGTATCTAAAAATGATTGAGTTTAAGACAGCGGTTTTGGTTGGTGCTGCAATGAAAATGGGAGCAATTGTAGCTAAAGCTAAAATAGATGATCAAAATAGCATGTATCAATTTGGACGATTATTAGGCATAGCTTTTCAGTTACAGGATGATTACTTGGATGCTTTTGGTGATCCAAAGACTTTTGGTAAACAGGTTGGTGGAGATATTATCGAAAATAAAAAAACCTACCTATATTTAAGAGCGTTAGAATTTTTAAACGACAAAGAAAAACGCCAATTAGAACAATTATTTACGGTTAATTTGGAAGATAATTCTGATAAAATTGATACAGTAAAGCAGTTTTTTATAAACTCTGGTTCTGCCGAAGCTACACAACAAGCCATAGAAGATTATACAAATAAAGCCTTTAAAGTTTTGGAAAACTTAAGTATTTCTGAAGCTAAAAAGGATATACTTCGTGAATTTGGTATGGGTTTAATGACCAGAAAAGTATAA
- a CDS encoding efflux RND transporter periplasmic adaptor subunit, with translation MKNIYKLIALSLIISSCSGNKEQSIEDLIATGDAKVIQSKKEELVTKQQEIANQIKQLDEKLEDINPDRNVPLITTITSKAETFQHYLELQGGVETKQNLVITPEMGGILQRVYVKEGQKVSRGQLLATVDDGGMGQQKAQLQIQADLAKTTFERQKRLWDQKIGSEIQYLQAKSQYEALQKGINQIDQQLAKANVRAPFSGVIDDVITEQGSVVAPGQTPLMRIVNLSDMYIETDVPERYITDITEGKDVMVEFPVLGKTLNAKVRQTGNFINPANRTFKIEIAVPNKDKSIKPNLTARLKINDYTNEEAILIPQSVISENANGEQYIYILKDKKEDKAVAEQIIIETGKTQGDNIEIISGLKPDMEIIKEGARSVKDEQTVKITNKTID, from the coding sequence ATGAAAAACATATATAAACTTATTGCACTATCGCTTATAATATCCTCATGTTCAGGCAACAAGGAGCAATCCATAGAAGATTTAATTGCTACTGGAGATGCTAAAGTTATCCAATCGAAAAAAGAAGAATTAGTAACAAAACAACAAGAGATTGCTAATCAGATTAAGCAATTAGATGAAAAGCTAGAAGACATAAATCCAGACAGAAATGTACCATTAATAACAACAATTACATCTAAAGCTGAAACTTTTCAGCATTATCTAGAGCTTCAAGGAGGTGTTGAAACCAAACAAAACTTAGTCATCACACCAGAAATGGGTGGAATACTACAACGTGTATATGTAAAAGAAGGTCAAAAAGTAAGTAGAGGACAATTATTAGCCACTGTTGATGATGGTGGTATGGGACAACAAAAAGCACAATTACAAATTCAAGCAGATTTAGCCAAAACTACTTTTGAGCGTCAAAAGCGTTTATGGGATCAAAAAATAGGTAGCGAAATACAATATTTACAAGCAAAATCACAGTACGAGGCCTTACAAAAAGGAATTAATCAGATTGACCAACAATTAGCAAAAGCTAATGTTAGAGCACCTTTTTCTGGAGTTATTGACGACGTTATCACAGAACAAGGTAGTGTAGTTGCTCCTGGACAAACCCCTTTAATGCGTATTGTTAACTTAAGCGATATGTATATAGAAACAGACGTTCCAGAGCGTTACATAACAGATATTACAGAAGGTAAAGATGTTATGGTTGAGTTTCCTGTATTAGGAAAAACCTTAAATGCAAAAGTTAGACAAACAGGAAATTTTATTAATCCTGCTAATCGTACATTTAAAATTGAAATAGCTGTACCAAATAAGGATAAAAGTATTAAACCTAATCTAACCGCTAGGCTAAAAATTAACGACTACACCAATGAGGAAGCCATCTTAATTCCGCAAAGCGTTATCTCAGAAAACGCAAATGGAGAACAATACATCTATATCTTAAAAGATAAAAAAGAAGACAAAGCTGTTGCAGAACAAATTATTATTGAAACTGGTAAAACACAAGGTGATAACATTGAAATTATTTCTGGTCTAAAACCAGATATGGAGATCATTAAGGAAGGTGCAAGAAGTGTTAAAGATGAACAGACAGTCAAAATAACCAACAAAACAATTGACTAA
- a CDS encoding TolC family protein, with protein MLGSFLFAQEQPLSFSLQEAIDYALENNRQAKNASRTIDAAKQQKWETTATGLPQINAEINYQNFLKQQVSVIPAEFFGGNQGEFAEVIFGTKQNATATATLSQLLFDGSYLVGLQSAKVFLEISKNAKEKTDLEVRQAVINAYGNVLLIEENILILERNKTVLQKNLDEVTKIYENGFEELESVEQLQITLSNVNSQLNNVKRLKTIAYQMLSVVLGLDFNSSIILTDSLETLTVKNIILDTTDDSTDVKNTIDFRIAENDKKAKELMVKLEKSKALPSLSAFINGGYSAFDNQFVFFDNNTKWFGSSLVGVNLSVPIFSSGMRSASTQRAKINLEIAEENLTDTEQMLNLQIETAKSDFKFAIEEYENKKLNLNLAERIEQKNQTKFFEGVGSSFELRQAQTQLYSAQQEFLQAMLNVINTKAALETITNKTTNF; from the coding sequence ATGCTCGGTTCATTTTTGTTTGCACAAGAACAACCACTATCGTTTAGCTTGCAAGAAGCAATTGATTATGCATTAGAAAACAATAGACAAGCAAAAAATGCATCCAGAACTATTGATGCAGCTAAACAACAAAAATGGGAAACCACAGCTACTGGTTTACCCCAAATTAATGCCGAAATTAACTACCAAAATTTCTTAAAACAGCAAGTATCAGTAATTCCCGCAGAATTTTTTGGAGGTAATCAAGGTGAATTTGCAGAAGTCATTTTTGGTACCAAACAAAATGCGACTGCTACTGCAACTTTAAGCCAACTTTTATTTGATGGTTCATATTTAGTAGGTTTACAATCTGCAAAAGTGTTTTTAGAAATTTCTAAAAATGCTAAAGAAAAAACAGATTTAGAGGTTAGACAAGCTGTTATTAATGCTTATGGTAACGTTTTACTTATTGAAGAAAACATTCTAATATTAGAACGTAACAAAACCGTTTTACAAAAAAACTTAGACGAAGTAACCAAAATCTATGAAAATGGTTTCGAAGAACTGGAAAGCGTAGAACAACTACAAATCACATTATCCAATGTAAACAGTCAACTAAACAATGTTAAACGTCTTAAAACTATAGCTTATCAAATGCTAAGTGTGGTATTAGGATTAGATTTTAATTCTTCAATCATTCTTACTGACAGTTTAGAAACATTAACTGTAAAAAACATCATTTTAGATACAACTGATGATAGTACAGACGTCAAAAATACAATAGATTTCAGAATTGCAGAAAACGATAAAAAAGCCAAAGAGCTAATGGTTAAACTTGAAAAAAGCAAAGCGTTACCTAGCCTAAGTGCTTTTATTAATGGTGGCTATAGCGCTTTTGATAACCAGTTTGTATTTTTTGACAATAATACCAAATGGTTCGGATCATCTTTAGTTGGTGTTAATTTAAGTGTGCCAATTTTTAGTTCTGGGATGCGAAGTGCTTCTACGCAACGTGCTAAAATTAATTTAGAAATCGCAGAAGAAAACTTAACAGACACAGAGCAAATGCTTAATCTTCAGATAGAAACTGCAAAAAGTGATTTTAAATTTGCAATTGAAGAATACGAGAACAAAAAACTAAACTTAAACTTAGCCGAACGAATAGAACAAAAAAATCAAACTAAATTTTTTGAAGGTGTAGGCTCTAGTTTTGAATTAAGACAAGCTCAAACGCAACTTTACAGCGCACAACAAGAATTTTTACAAGCTATGCTTAATGTTATAAATACCAAAGCAGCTCTAGAAACCATTACAAATAAAACTACCAACTTTTAA
- a CDS encoding DUF3887 domain-containing protein: MKKLLIIIMFLSVSFGFAQEQDSYKTIVSTFQKHFNNGDVVGIYNMFDDNFKQVLTLEKTKAYFKDRINMEALGKIKSIEYKDTVRTAHNYTVTFENGVYNAFFMIGEGNKLQSFQMDQITNKQ, from the coding sequence ATGAAAAAACTGTTAATAATTATTATGTTTTTAAGTGTGTCTTTTGGATTTGCTCAAGAACAAGACTCGTATAAAACTATAGTATCTACTTTTCAAAAGCATTTCAATAATGGAGATGTAGTAGGAATTTATAATATGTTTGATGATAATTTCAAACAAGTACTAACTTTAGAAAAAACAAAAGCTTACTTCAAGGATCGTATCAATATGGAAGCTTTAGGTAAAATAAAATCCATAGAATATAAAGATACTGTTAGAACAGCTCACAATTATACAGTAACCTTTGAAAACGGAGTGTACAATGCCTTTTTTATGATAGGAGAAGGTAATAAGCTACAAAGTTTTCAGATGGACCAAATAACAAACAAACAATAA
- a CDS encoding 2-oxoglutarate dehydrogenase E1 component has protein sequence MDKYSFLNAAHTAYFADLYDQYLKNPDSVEPSWRAFFQGYDFGSETYGMDGEIVEGVSTQIPEHVQKEFQVVKLIDGYRNRGHLFTKTNPVRERRKYEPTLDIENFGLSHSDLDTTFNAGEILGIGAKTLREILKHLDSIYCDAIGVEYMYIRKPEEIQWIQNKLNVNDNQPNFSAEQKKHILKKLNEAVSFESFLHTKYVGQKRFSLEGGESLIPGLDAVIEKAAELGVQEFVMGMAHRGRLSTLTNIFGKSAKDIFSEFDGKDYEQEIFDGDVKYHLGWTSNRKTDTGKKINISIAPNPSHLETVGAVVEGIVRAKQDTSYSDNFSKVLPIVVHGDAAIAGQGLVYEVIQMAQLDGYKTNGTIHVVVNNQVGFTTNYLDARSSTYCTDIGKVTLSPVLHVNADDAEAVVHAMLFALDFRMNFKRDVFIDLLGYRKYGHNEGDEPRFTQPKLYKAIAKHANPRDIYAEKLIAQGIIDKGYVKQLEQNYKSSLEEKLEDSRKEDKTVITAFMEEEWKAFTQVDETQMMQPVDTTTTTNKLAEITEVISNLPKEKKFIRKIERLINDRQTMFDENRLDWAMAEHLAYGTLLDEGYNVRISGQDVERGTFSHRHAVVKVEDSEEEIVLLNQINDKQGKFYIYNSLLSEYGVVGFDYGYAMASPNTLTIWEAQFGDFSNGAQIMLDQYISAGEDKWKTQNGLVMLLPHGYEGQGAEHSSARMERYLQLCAKDNMFVTDCTTPANMFHLLRRQMKSNYRKPLIVFTPKSLLRHPKCVSTIDEFANGSFQTLIDDSAVKVDKVKTLVFLTGKFYYDLDEERENLKRDDVALVRIEQLFPLPIDKIKAVLNKYKNAEDIVWAQEEPRNMGAYAHMLMHLDEAKTFRLASRRPYGAPAAGSSVRSKKRHKEVIDYVFDKTKNNQR, from the coding sequence ATGGATAAATATTCCTTTTTAAACGCAGCACATACAGCATACTTTGCTGATTTATACGACCAATACTTAAAAAATCCAGACTCTGTAGAGCCTAGTTGGAGAGCCTTTTTTCAAGGCTATGATTTTGGTAGTGAAACCTACGGTATGGATGGTGAAATAGTAGAAGGTGTTTCTACTCAAATTCCAGAACACGTTCAAAAAGAATTTCAAGTTGTAAAACTAATTGATGGGTACAGAAACAGAGGACACTTGTTTACTAAAACCAACCCAGTTAGAGAACGTCGTAAGTATGAGCCTACTTTAGATATAGAAAATTTTGGCCTATCGCATTCTGACTTAGATACAACATTTAATGCTGGAGAAATTCTGGGTATAGGTGCTAAAACTTTACGCGAAATATTAAAACATTTGGATAGTATTTATTGTGATGCTATAGGTGTAGAGTATATGTATATAAGAAAACCTGAAGAAATTCAGTGGATTCAAAATAAGTTGAATGTTAATGATAATCAACCTAATTTTTCAGCAGAACAAAAAAAGCACATTCTTAAAAAGTTAAATGAAGCTGTTTCTTTTGAAAGCTTTTTGCATACTAAATACGTTGGACAAAAACGTTTTTCGCTTGAAGGTGGAGAATCTTTAATTCCAGGTTTAGACGCGGTTATAGAAAAAGCTGCAGAATTAGGCGTACAAGAGTTTGTTATGGGTATGGCACATAGAGGTCGTTTAAGTACCTTAACAAACATCTTTGGTAAGTCGGCAAAAGACATTTTTAGTGAATTTGATGGTAAAGATTATGAGCAGGAAATCTTCGATGGAGATGTTAAATATCATTTAGGCTGGACTAGTAATCGTAAAACAGATACAGGTAAGAAAATTAACATAAGTATTGCTCCTAACCCTTCACACTTAGAAACTGTTGGAGCAGTAGTAGAAGGTATAGTAAGAGCAAAACAAGACACATCTTATAGTGATAATTTTAGTAAAGTGTTACCAATTGTGGTGCATGGTGATGCAGCAATAGCAGGTCAAGGCTTGGTGTATGAAGTTATACAAATGGCACAATTAGATGGATATAAAACCAATGGAACAATACATGTTGTGGTTAACAACCAAGTTGGATTTACTACCAATTACCTAGATGCAAGATCAAGTACCTATTGTACAGATATTGGTAAAGTAACATTGTCCCCTGTATTACATGTCAATGCAGATGACGCAGAAGCTGTAGTACATGCTATGTTATTTGCTTTAGATTTTAGAATGAATTTTAAGCGAGACGTATTTATAGATCTTTTAGGATATAGAAAATACGGTCATAACGAAGGTGATGAGCCAAGATTTACACAACCAAAATTATATAAAGCAATTGCTAAACATGCCAATCCAAGAGATATCTATGCTGAAAAATTAATAGCTCAAGGAATTATTGATAAAGGCTATGTTAAACAATTAGAACAAAATTATAAATCTAGTTTAGAGGAAAAGTTAGAAGATTCTAGAAAAGAAGATAAAACAGTAATTACTGCTTTTATGGAAGAAGAGTGGAAAGCATTTACACAAGTAGATGAAACCCAAATGATGCAACCAGTAGATACAACAACAACTACAAATAAGTTAGCTGAAATTACTGAAGTTATTTCTAATCTTCCAAAAGAGAAAAAATTTATCCGTAAAATAGAACGACTAATTAATGATCGTCAAACTATGTTTGACGAAAACCGATTAGATTGGGCTATGGCAGAGCATTTAGCCTATGGAACTTTATTAGATGAAGGTTATAATGTGCGTATTTCTGGACAAGATGTAGAGCGTGGTACTTTTTCTCATAGACATGCAGTTGTGAAAGTTGAAGACAGTGAGGAAGAAATTGTGTTACTAAACCAAATTAACGATAAGCAAGGTAAATTTTATATTTACAATTCTTTACTTTCAGAATACGGAGTTGTAGGATTTGATTATGGTTACGCTATGGCTAGCCCAAATACATTAACCATTTGGGAAGCCCAATTTGGAGATTTCAGTAATGGTGCACAAATCATGCTAGATCAATATATTTCTGCTGGTGAGGATAAGTGGAAAACACAAAATGGATTAGTGATGTTACTGCCTCATGGATATGAAGGTCAAGGAGCAGAACACTCCTCAGCACGAATGGAACGCTACTTACAATTATGTGCTAAAGACAATATGTTTGTTACAGATTGTACAACACCAGCCAATATGTTTCATTTGTTAAGACGACAGATGAAATCTAATTACCGTAAACCGCTTATAGTATTTACTCCAAAGAGTTTGCTACGTCATCCTAAATGCGTCAGCACAATAGATGAGTTTGCAAATGGAAGTTTTCAGACATTAATAGACGATTCCGCAGTTAAAGTAGATAAAGTTAAAACATTGGTGTTTTTAACCGGTAAATTTTATTACGACTTAGATGAAGAACGTGAAAATTTGAAACGTGATGATGTTGCATTGGTTAGAATAGAACAATTATTTCCGTTACCAATCGATAAAATTAAAGCGGTATTAAACAAATATAAAAACGCAGAAGATATAGTTTGGGCTCAAGAAGAACCACGTAATATGGGAGCTTATGCACACATGTTAATGCACCTTGATGAGGCAAAAACTTTCAGGCTAGCATCTAGACGACCATATGGTGCACCAGCAGCAGGTAGCTCTGTACGTTCTAAAAAACGTCATAAAGAGGTCATAGACTACGTGTTTGACAAAACAAAAAATAATCAGCGATAA
- a CDS encoding alpha-ketoglutarate decarboxylase — translation MKISFNKSLKIITLSIVACFFITSTIAQDNSPKQNSDFWENVRFGGGLGLSTGNNFFSATLAPSAIYQFDNTFALGVGLNGTYNRSKNVFKSTILGGSVMSFFNPIQDIQLSAEFEQLNVNQKFEGSFSSNPDRNYWVPALFIGAGYRTNNVTVGIRYDLLYDDTKSVYANAWVPFVRVFF, via the coding sequence ATGAAAATTAGCTTTAATAAAAGTCTAAAAATTATCACTTTATCAATAGTTGCTTGTTTTTTTATTACTTCAACAATTGCTCAAGATAATTCACCCAAGCAAAACAGCGATTTTTGGGAAAATGTACGTTTTGGTGGTGGTTTAGGCTTAAGTACAGGGAATAATTTTTTTAGTGCAACTCTGGCTCCTAGTGCTATATATCAATTTGATAATACATTTGCTTTAGGTGTTGGTTTAAACGGAACATATAACCGAAGTAAAAACGTTTTTAAATCTACTATCTTAGGTGGTAGTGTCATGTCTTTTTTTAATCCTATTCAAGACATACAATTATCTGCCGAGTTTGAGCAACTCAATGTAAATCAAAAATTTGAAGGGAGTTTTTCTAGTAATCCTGATAGAAATTATTGGGTACCTGCTTTATTTATTGGTGCTGGTTACAGAACAAATAATGTAACTGTTGGTATACGATACGACTTACTTTACGATGACACCAAGAGTGTTTATGCTAATGCTTGGGTCCCATTTGTTAGGGTTTTCTTTTAA
- a CDS encoding TetR/AcrR family transcriptional regulator produces MREKIINKATELFLNLGFKSVTMDDIATEMAISKKTIYVHFKNKTKLVEAVTFHLFDTICDGIDCICNTSKNPIEELYAIKMFVMQHLNNEKTSPQYQLKKYYPQIHDVLKFKQFEKMHDSVRDSLKHGVDTDVFRNTIDIDFISRMYFTGMTGIKDNMFFPPEQYNMDYLMESYLEYHLRAIVTEKGMKILNNFIKQNQS; encoded by the coding sequence ATGAGAGAAAAAATAATAAATAAAGCAACAGAACTGTTTTTAAACCTTGGATTTAAAAGTGTTACAATGGATGATATAGCTACAGAAATGGCTATTTCTAAAAAGACCATTTACGTGCATTTTAAAAATAAAACTAAGTTAGTAGAAGCGGTTACTTTTCATCTTTTTGATACTATTTGCGATGGTATTGATTGTATTTGTAATACGTCTAAAAATCCTATTGAGGAGTTATATGCCATAAAAATGTTTGTGATGCAACATTTAAATAACGAAAAAACATCACCTCAATATCAACTTAAAAAATACTATCCACAGATACACGATGTACTTAAATTTAAACAATTTGAAAAAATGCATGATTCAGTTAGAGATAGCTTAAAACATGGCGTTGATACTGATGTGTTTAGAAACACAATTGACATAGATTTTATCTCACGCATGTATTTTACTGGTATGACTGGTATAAAAGACAATATGTTTTTTCCGCCAGAACAGTACAACATGGACTATTTAATGGAAAGCTATTTAGAGTATCATTTACGTGCTATAGTTACTGAAAAAGGAATGAAAATATTAAACAATTTTATAAAACAAAACCAATCATAA
- a CDS encoding response regulator transcription factor, with product MSVSIVIADDHPLMLRGLSDFITSKGFNIIGSAEDGQTAYNLIVKLKPDLALLDIRMPKMTGLDVAKACFKNELDTKIILITFDNEEHLFDKARAYNVYGYILKEFAVEEIETCIAHVIEGEPYFSEEIASYLNAKVTYTSNNLIEMLTPTELKIVKLLSEKLTSTEIAEQLQSSPRTIEKHRSNIVKKLDLKKSHNELMLWANMNKEVLKNT from the coding sequence ATGAGTGTATCTATAGTCATTGCAGATGATCATCCATTGATGTTAAGAGGATTATCTGACTTTATAACATCAAAGGGCTTTAATATTATTGGTAGTGCAGAAGATGGTCAAACCGCTTATAATTTAATTGTTAAGTTAAAACCAGATTTAGCATTACTAGATATTAGAATGCCTAAAATGACTGGCTTAGATGTTGCTAAAGCTTGTTTTAAAAATGAGTTAGACACAAAAATCATCTTGATTACTTTTGATAACGAAGAACATTTGTTTGATAAAGCCAGAGCCTATAATGTTTATGGGTATATTCTAAAAGAATTTGCAGTAGAAGAAATTGAAACGTGTATTGCACATGTTATAGAAGGAGAACCTTATTTTAGTGAGGAGATTGCATCTTATCTTAATGCTAAAGTAACGTACACCAGTAACAATCTTATCGAGATGTTAACACCTACTGAGCTTAAAATAGTTAAGCTGTTATCCGAAAAATTGACCTCTACCGAAATTGCAGAACAATTACAGAGCTCTCCTAGAACTATAGAAAAACATAGAAGTAATATTGTAAAAAAATTGGATTTAAAGAAATCTCATAACGAATTAATGCTTTGGGCAAACATGAATAAAGAGGTTTTGAAAAATACGTAG